The following are from one region of the Pseudohongiella spirulinae genome:
- a CDS encoding HD-GYP domain-containing protein, producing MIKKIDVSDVRLGMFITELHGSWLHHPFWKSRFLLEDADDLAKLKSSGIKMVSVDLAKSLPGAVSSLEGKKEPPETSPRPPGVTEEEKPQKAARSDMQQELNRARQLCEYSREAVTAMFKEARMGKAISGETATEIVTQINESVARQPHALIALARLKTSDNYTYMHSVAVCAMMIALARELKLSDAEVKAAGAAGLMHDIGKMAIPDSILNKPGALTDPEFAEMRKHPERGVEILNQLTDIPPEVAEVCLHHHEKYNGTGYPHQLAGELISRMARMGAICDVYDAITSDRPYKKGWGPAESLQKMATWKGHFDPDYFQAFVRTIGIYPVGSLVRLKSQRLAVVIEQNSTSLIKPKVKVFFSLRSKLPLTQAVLDLSAQGVVDSIEAREPSENWNFPYLDDLWQEFG from the coding sequence ATGATAAAGAAGATAGACGTCAGTGATGTCAGGCTCGGTATGTTTATTACTGAGCTGCACGGCTCCTGGCTGCACCATCCTTTCTGGAAAAGTCGTTTCCTGCTGGAAGACGCTGACGACCTTGCTAAGCTTAAATCCTCAGGAATAAAGATGGTCTCCGTTGATCTGGCAAAAAGTTTGCCGGGGGCAGTGAGCAGCCTTGAAGGCAAAAAGGAACCCCCTGAGACATCGCCGCGACCGCCAGGTGTTACTGAGGAGGAAAAACCTCAGAAAGCGGCCAGGTCAGATATGCAGCAAGAGCTGAATCGCGCCCGACAACTCTGTGAGTATTCGCGTGAGGCTGTGACTGCGATGTTCAAAGAAGCCCGCATGGGCAAGGCCATTTCGGGAGAAACAGCAACCGAGATTGTCACGCAGATAAATGAATCAGTGGCTCGGCAACCTCACGCCTTAATTGCCCTGGCTCGCCTGAAAACCTCGGATAATTATACGTATATGCATTCCGTGGCTGTATGCGCCATGATGATTGCCCTGGCTCGGGAATTGAAATTGAGTGATGCAGAGGTCAAGGCGGCAGGTGCGGCCGGATTGATGCATGATATTGGAAAGATGGCGATTCCGGACAGTATTTTGAACAAACCTGGTGCTCTCACCGACCCTGAGTTTGCCGAGATGCGAAAGCACCCGGAGCGTGGTGTGGAGATCTTGAATCAGCTGACGGACATCCCACCAGAGGTGGCTGAGGTCTGCCTGCACCACCATGAAAAATACAATGGCACGGGTTACCCGCATCAACTGGCAGGCGAATTGATTAGTCGTATGGCGCGTATGGGGGCTATCTGCGATGTTTATGATGCTATTACTTCAGATCGCCCCTACAAAAAAGGCTGGGGGCCTGCCGAGTCCTTGCAAAAAATGGCTACCTGGAAAGGGCATTTTGACCCCGACTATTTTCAGGCCTTTGTCAGAACCATCGGTATTTATCCGGTGGGCTCACTGGTCCGGTTGAAGAGTCAGCGGCTGGCTGTGGTGATTGAGCAGAATTCCACAAGCCTGATCAAGCCTAAGGTGAAAGTTTTCTTTTCGCTGCGCTCTAAACTCCCGTTGACACAGGCGGTACTCGATTTGTCGGCGCAAGGTGTTGTCGATTCAATTGAGGCGCGTGAGCCATCTGAGAATTGGAATTTTCCTTACCTGGACGATCTGTGGCAGGAGTTCGGTTAG
- a CDS encoding Y-family DNA polymerase codes for MLKARWSQKPWHQRTQGTRHKQQPSYNSQSSSALWLAIHRRSDKQSLEAIAHAGLHISDYVSLVEPDDVLVEVRSSLRYFGSIRALSRQLNQQLDTHSYCAALSPSPAASLLMARLELSSCVRETPQLRAALGDIPVACLPLPERQSLALQRCGLIVLRDVWRIPIREIRLRFGRQLTDYLQSLLAIRPWTPARWQPAPCFEQSMESEYGLHSHQQILSAIQPLMEAFVGFLKQYHLLCDHLELHLSGEKPEPAILTIQTRHASRDGALFMLLVQQALERQRLPAVASTIMLRSRTLSPFHASSAQQSLADLLSARLGADQVLQLGISEEHAPEYVTELKPHPYKSDEPTSTGYPGQNSSVSRQPLLLVQPPQILQQHDNKVFYLTPLKIICGPERIETRWWAGHSIRRDYYVARNSHGSDLWIFRDLNQQGSWYLHGIFA; via the coding sequence ATGCTGAAAGCGCGCTGGTCCCAAAAACCCTGGCATCAGCGCACTCAAGGCACCCGACACAAGCAGCAGCCATCATATAACTCACAATCCAGCAGTGCATTATGGCTGGCCATCCACCGCCGGAGTGACAAGCAGAGTCTTGAGGCGATTGCGCACGCGGGACTGCACATCAGCGACTATGTCAGCCTGGTTGAGCCGGACGATGTACTGGTCGAGGTACGCAGCAGCCTGCGTTATTTCGGCAGTATCCGGGCGCTAAGTCGACAGCTCAATCAGCAACTGGATACCCATTCTTATTGCGCCGCACTGAGCCCCAGCCCGGCAGCCAGCCTGTTGATGGCAAGACTGGAGCTCAGCTCTTGTGTGCGTGAAACGCCGCAACTGCGCGCAGCACTGGGTGACATACCGGTTGCCTGCCTGCCGCTGCCTGAACGCCAAAGCCTGGCATTACAACGTTGCGGTCTGATCGTACTGCGTGATGTGTGGCGCATCCCCATTCGTGAAATTCGCCTGCGATTTGGCCGTCAACTGACTGACTACCTGCAGTCCCTGCTGGCAATACGTCCATGGACACCCGCACGCTGGCAGCCAGCACCCTGTTTTGAGCAATCGATGGAGAGTGAATACGGCCTGCATAGCCACCAACAGATCTTGTCTGCTATCCAGCCGCTGATGGAGGCCTTTGTCGGTTTTCTCAAACAATATCACCTGCTATGCGACCATCTGGAACTGCACCTGAGCGGTGAAAAGCCCGAGCCTGCCATACTGACTATACAGACCCGGCATGCCAGCCGGGATGGTGCCTTGTTCATGCTGCTTGTACAGCAGGCACTGGAGCGCCAGCGCTTGCCTGCGGTGGCCAGCACCATCATGCTGCGTTCGCGCACCCTCAGCCCATTTCATGCAAGCAGTGCACAGCAATCACTGGCTGATCTTTTAAGTGCCCGCCTTGGTGCTGACCAGGTATTACAACTGGGAATCAGCGAGGAACATGCCCCAGAGTACGTCACCGAATTAAAACCACACCCTTATAAATCTGATGAACCTACGAGCACTGGATATCCCGGACAGAACTCTTCAGTCAGCCGGCAACCTTTACTGCTGGTACAGCCACCGCAAATCCTGCAGCAACATGACAATAAAGTGTTTTATCTGACGCCTCTGAAAATAATCTGCGGTCCCGAGCGTATTGAAACACGCTGGTGGGCTGGCCACAGCATTCGACGTGATTATTATGTCGCGCGTAACAGCCATGGATCAGATCTGTGGATATTCCGGGACCTTAACCAGCAAGGAAGCTGGTACCTGCACGGCATTTTTGCCTGA
- the imuA gene encoding translesion DNA synthesis-associated protein ImuA: MTNPDQQNNLRSQLFQQRDDVINQLLEKTPGLWRASGQKAEQVAARPQSSAACSAYTRHGDLFADLPDSTIAGQNSTAAQSSGYPALDALLPHGGWPERGLVELICPHKGIGELQLLLPLLRERSHSQQSILWIAPPYPLHGKALHEAGINTRNSFVIPSQTSCNQALWSIEKALQSLECGLVLAWQNWLSARVIRRLQLAANEGGTLGILFHQRPAANSPATLQLQLSSPVSRINDVQTNRERCIDVMLKKARGSYRQGKITLKLPC; encoded by the coding sequence ATGACAAACCCAGATCAGCAAAACAATTTGCGCAGCCAACTGTTTCAACAACGCGATGATGTGATCAATCAATTACTGGAGAAAACGCCCGGTTTATGGCGCGCCTCCGGACAAAAGGCAGAGCAGGTGGCAGCGCGTCCACAATCAAGTGCTGCCTGTTCCGCTTATACCAGACACGGTGACCTGTTTGCCGATCTGCCTGACAGCACAATAGCCGGGCAGAACAGCACTGCCGCACAATCCAGCGGTTACCCGGCCCTGGATGCACTGCTGCCTCATGGCGGCTGGCCCGAACGCGGGCTGGTTGAACTGATATGCCCGCATAAAGGCATTGGCGAGCTTCAGCTGCTACTACCACTGCTGCGCGAACGCAGTCACAGTCAGCAATCCATTCTCTGGATTGCACCGCCATATCCCCTGCATGGCAAAGCCCTGCATGAGGCCGGTATCAATACCCGCAACAGCTTTGTCATACCCTCGCAAACCAGCTGCAACCAGGCCTTGTGGAGCATCGAAAAAGCGCTGCAATCACTGGAATGCGGCCTGGTACTGGCCTGGCAGAACTGGCTCAGCGCACGGGTTATTCGCCGACTGCAACTGGCCGCCAATGAAGGTGGCACGCTTGGCATTTTGTTTCATCAACGCCCTGCCGCCAATTCGCCGGCCACCTTGCAATTACAGCTCAGCAGTCCGGTCAGCAGAATAAATGACGTGCAGACGAACCGGGAGCGCTGTATTGATGTGATGCTTAAAAAAGCCCGAGGTAGTTACCGGCAGGGAAAAATCACACTCAAATTGCCATGCTGA
- a CDS encoding 5-formyltetrahydrofolate cyclo-ligase produces the protein MPVSLRQQLRQQRRQLDYLQQQHAARLLVRRLSRSLRWQRSRRIAFYLPVDGELDPRELLRLALQQGKYCYLPVLHPFHPDRMLFVRYQLTDRLHYNRWGIAEPVPSKARRILPRRLQLAFVPLTGFDRSGNRLGMGKGFYDRAFAFRIGNSRSPVLVGLAHNCQEVAGGLQAAAWDVKMDAICTPSEIIGRI, from the coding sequence GTGCCCGTCAGTCTTCGTCAGCAGTTACGGCAACAGCGCCGACAGCTTGATTATCTCCAACAGCAACATGCCGCACGTCTATTGGTTCGACGCCTGTCGCGCTCATTGCGCTGGCAGCGCTCAAGGCGTATTGCCTTTTATCTGCCAGTAGACGGTGAGCTGGATCCGCGTGAGCTTTTAAGGCTGGCGCTGCAACAGGGTAAGTACTGTTATTTACCGGTACTGCACCCATTTCACCCGGATCGTATGCTGTTTGTGCGCTACCAACTGACTGACCGCCTGCATTATAACCGCTGGGGCATCGCCGAGCCTGTTCCATCTAAAGCGCGCAGAATTTTGCCCCGGCGTCTGCAACTGGCATTCGTACCGTTGACCGGCTTCGACCGAAGCGGGAATCGTTTGGGGATGGGCAAGGGATTTTACGACCGGGCTTTTGCCTTTCGCATTGGCAACAGCCGCAGCCCCGTGCTTGTTGGACTGGCGCACAATTGCCAGGAGGTTGCGGGCGGATTACAGGCTGCCGCCTGGGATGTGAAAATGGATGCGATCTGCACCCCGTCAGAGATTATTGGCAGAATTTAA
- a CDS encoding cell division protein ZapA: protein MSTHSSAASTVVVKILDREYQISCPPSEQDALLKSARYLDENMRKIKARGTIHGLEKISVMAALNITHELIQKNRQINESRHSNAQKIKYLEDKIEHALHKARQMDL, encoded by the coding sequence ATGTCGACTCATTCATCCGCCGCCAGTACCGTTGTTGTCAAAATCCTGGATCGCGAGTACCAGATCAGTTGTCCGCCATCCGAACAGGATGCGCTACTTAAGTCTGCCCGCTATCTTGATGAGAATATGCGCAAGATTAAAGCGCGCGGTACCATCCATGGCCTTGAAAAAATCTCGGTGATGGCCGCGCTGAACATTACGCACGAATTGATTCAGAAAAATCGCCAGATCAACGAGTCGCGTCATAGCAATGCGCAGAAAATCAAATACCTGGAAGATAAAATAGAACACGCCTTACACAAGGCCCGGCAAATGGATTTGTAA
- a CDS encoding TIGR02449 family protein translates to MNDDQLQALDEKIDALIALCAAMKQENQLLRASQHNWQTERQQLLENNRQAKARLESVLSRLRSMEQSQSA, encoded by the coding sequence ATGAACGACGATCAATTACAGGCTCTGGATGAGAAAATAGATGCGCTGATTGCCCTGTGTGCTGCCATGAAACAGGAAAATCAGCTGCTTCGCGCCAGCCAGCATAACTGGCAAACAGAGCGTCAGCAACTACTGGAGAACAACCGGCAGGCCAAAGCCCGGCTGGAGTCAGTATTAAGTCGGCTGCGATCCATGGAACAATCCCAGAGTGCCTGA
- the pepP gene encoding Xaa-Pro aminopeptidase has translation MSSNNELRFEQGRKHRRALLKKLKPNSIALLPAASLQTRSHDTEFNFRQNSDFYYLSGFTEDNALLALIRRPAGNKVVLFCQPKDKTKELWTGILTGPEKAVELLDIDEAWSMTDIDKQMPELMNGCERVYYSIGNHDGFDARVTAWVKDLRARSRQGAVPPVAFEMLDPLVHEMRLFKDAAEIKLMQKAADISARAHCRAMLAAREGRNEYHLEAELQHEFMMSGARFPAYNSIVAAGANACILHYIENRMPLKNGDLVLIDAGCEYEYYAADITRTFPVSGKFSKEQKALYEIVLEAQLKAIEAVKPGVVSDEPHNITVKVITAGLVKLGLLKGKVSTLIKDGAYRDFYMHGAGHWLGIDVHDAGSYQKGETRRPFEPGMVTTIEPGIYVAPDNRKVAKKWRGIGIRIEDDVLVTRNGHRVLTDGVPKTIKDIEALMATRKE, from the coding sequence ATGAGTTCAAACAATGAACTGCGTTTTGAGCAGGGCCGCAAGCATCGCCGTGCGCTGCTCAAAAAACTTAAACCCAACAGCATTGCATTATTGCCGGCAGCCAGTCTGCAGACCCGCAGTCATGATACGGAGTTCAATTTCCGGCAGAACAGCGATTTCTATTATCTGAGCGGTTTTACTGAAGACAATGCGCTGTTGGCGCTGATCAGACGTCCAGCCGGCAACAAGGTTGTGCTGTTCTGCCAGCCAAAAGACAAAACCAAAGAGTTGTGGACCGGTATTCTCACTGGCCCGGAGAAAGCGGTTGAGCTGCTGGATATTGATGAAGCCTGGTCAATGACAGACATTGACAAGCAGATGCCAGAGTTAATGAACGGCTGCGAGCGGGTATATTACAGTATTGGTAATCATGACGGTTTTGACGCGCGGGTAACTGCCTGGGTGAAAGATCTGCGCGCACGTTCACGTCAGGGTGCTGTGCCGCCGGTGGCTTTTGAAATGCTGGACCCGCTGGTTCATGAAATGCGTCTGTTCAAAGATGCTGCTGAAATAAAACTGATGCAAAAAGCAGCCGATATTTCTGCACGTGCCCACTGCCGCGCCATGCTGGCGGCCCGCGAAGGCCGGAATGAATATCATCTGGAAGCAGAATTGCAGCACGAGTTCATGATGTCTGGTGCCCGCTTCCCGGCCTATAACAGTATCGTTGCCGCCGGTGCCAACGCCTGCATTCTGCATTACATTGAAAACCGCATGCCTCTGAAAAATGGCGATCTGGTACTGATAGATGCCGGCTGTGAGTACGAATACTATGCGGCGGATATCACTCGCACCTTCCCGGTCAGCGGCAAATTCAGCAAAGAGCAGAAAGCATTGTACGAGATTGTACTGGAGGCTCAGCTTAAAGCAATTGAAGCGGTCAAACCCGGTGTTGTCAGCGACGAGCCGCATAACATCACTGTGAAAGTGATCACGGCGGGGCTGGTGAAGCTGGGGCTGTTAAAAGGCAAGGTCAGTACCTTGATCAAGGACGGCGCTTACCGTGACTTTTACATGCATGGCGCCGGCCACTGGCTGGGCATTGATGTGCATGATGCCGGCAGTTATCAAAAAGGAGAGACCCGGCGCCCATTTGAGCCTGGTATGGTGACAACCATAGAGCCGGGCATCTATGTGGCGCCCGATAATCGCAAAGTCGCTAAAAAATGGCGAGGCATTGGTATCCGCATAGAAGATGATGTATTGGTGACCCGCAACGGACATCGCGTATTAACCGATGGCGTGCCAAAAACCATTAAAGACATTGAAGCCTTGATGGCGACCCGTAAAGAGTAA
- the ubiH gene encoding 2-octaprenyl-6-methoxyphenyl hydroxylase, producing the protein MSYDIVIAGGGLVGGSFALMLAAGLTESARILLVDTQPLAADDRGSIQADFDARSTALSWGSRQIYDKIGLWGQLAPYACAINDIHVSDRGHPGAVRLHNEEMGVEALGYVLENQHLSSVINQALGEQSTIEICAPATVSQARPTPDGMAIQLQVPGGQKQLNTRLLVLADGGRSGLCEQLGIQLDRRPYQQQALVCNVAFEKDHQGQAFERFTDTGPMAILPLNSDSHVDSGYRGALVWTLAEDSAADVLQMPDDEFLAALQQRFGWRLGSMRRVGRRALYPLALTLAQEQIRPGLVLLGNVAHTLHPVAGQGLNLALRDASALAKLLTDTINAGESAEVGAYARLEAFQQAQDWDQRSTVMFSDLTTRLFSNSQPALVTGRNLGLLMMDLMPPARRWFARQAMGLR; encoded by the coding sequence ATGAGCTACGATATTGTAATAGCCGGTGGTGGATTGGTCGGAGGCAGCTTTGCCTTGATGCTTGCTGCAGGGCTGACTGAGTCGGCCAGAATTCTGCTGGTAGATACACAGCCCCTGGCGGCGGATGATCGTGGGTCGATACAGGCTGACTTTGATGCGCGAAGCACGGCGCTATCATGGGGCAGCCGACAGATATACGACAAGATCGGACTGTGGGGACAGCTGGCACCTTATGCCTGTGCGATTAATGATATTCATGTCTCGGATCGCGGTCATCCGGGCGCGGTGCGTCTGCACAATGAGGAGATGGGGGTCGAGGCGCTGGGTTATGTGCTGGAGAATCAGCATCTGTCATCAGTAATCAACCAGGCCTTGGGCGAGCAGTCAACAATCGAGATTTGTGCGCCGGCGACCGTCAGTCAGGCCAGGCCGACGCCGGATGGCATGGCGATACAACTGCAGGTGCCGGGTGGTCAAAAACAACTGAATACCCGCTTGCTGGTGCTGGCTGATGGAGGGCGCTCAGGACTGTGCGAACAACTGGGCATTCAGCTGGATCGCCGCCCGTATCAGCAGCAGGCACTGGTCTGCAATGTGGCGTTCGAAAAAGATCACCAAGGCCAGGCATTTGAGCGTTTTACAGATACGGGACCGATGGCCATTCTGCCGTTGAACAGCGATAGTCATGTTGACTCGGGATATCGTGGTGCCCTGGTCTGGACGTTGGCAGAAGACAGCGCTGCAGATGTATTACAAATGCCGGATGATGAGTTTCTGGCGGCTTTGCAGCAACGCTTTGGCTGGCGGCTGGGCAGCATGCGGCGCGTTGGGCGACGCGCTCTGTATCCACTGGCACTAACGCTGGCGCAGGAGCAGATTCGACCGGGGCTGGTGTTGCTTGGCAATGTGGCCCATACCCTGCATCCGGTTGCTGGTCAGGGGCTGAACCTGGCGCTGCGAGATGCCAGTGCATTGGCTAAACTGCTGACGGATACGATCAATGCCGGCGAGTCTGCAGAGGTCGGCGCTTATGCCCGTCTGGAAGCATTTCAACAGGCGCAGGACTGGGATCAGCGCAGCACCGTGATGTTCAGCGATCTGACTACGCGGCTGTTTTCAAACAGTCAGCCGGCACTGGTCACCGGCCGCAATCTGGGCTTGTTGATGATGGATCTGATGCCGCCGGCCCGGCGCTGGTTTGCCCGTCAGGCTATGGGGCTGCGATGA
- a CDS encoding DUF1499 domain-containing protein: MSGISLTRLSIRGVAIVGLLTLIGCAGDRPANLGPQNGQLAMCPDSPNCVCSFETRDSHSVAPLQADLASAKAALQQMPRVAIVTEQDNYIHAEFTSRLMGYVDDVELLADPQAGLVHVRSASRLGYSDMGVNRERVEELRALIAAP, translated from the coding sequence ATGAGCGGCATCAGCCTGACAAGATTGAGCATACGAGGAGTGGCTATTGTGGGACTCTTGACACTGATTGGCTGTGCAGGGGATCGGCCAGCAAACCTGGGTCCGCAAAACGGACAATTGGCCATGTGCCCAGACTCCCCTAACTGCGTTTGCAGTTTTGAAACTCGCGACAGTCACAGCGTTGCGCCACTGCAGGCTGATCTGGCCAGTGCCAAAGCCGCCTTGCAGCAAATGCCACGGGTAGCGATTGTCACCGAGCAGGACAACTATATTCATGCCGAATTTACCAGTCGCCTGATGGGTTATGTGGATGATGTGGAATTGCTGGCCGACCCGCAGGCGGGACTCGTACACGTGCGCTCAGCATCACGCCTGGGCTACAGCGATATGGGCGTTAATCGCGAACGTGTGGAAGAGCTACGCGCCCTCATCGCAGCCCCATAG
- a CDS encoding MaoC family dehydratase, whose product MPGQISPEQAKALIGTETGISDWHTITQDQVNQFADTTGDHQFIHLDEERAAKETPFGGTIAHGYLTLSMLSMLGAEAGNVRLAGAKITINYGLDKVRFLNPVRIGARIRARFSLLSIEEKNPGQWLLKNQVTVDIDGQDKPAMIAESLSLVVTG is encoded by the coding sequence ATGCCCGGACAGATCAGCCCGGAACAGGCCAAAGCACTAATTGGCACCGAGACCGGAATCAGCGACTGGCACACCATCACCCAGGATCAGGTCAATCAGTTTGCCGATACGACCGGCGACCACCAGTTTATCCACCTGGATGAAGAGCGCGCCGCCAAAGAAACACCTTTCGGGGGCACTATTGCACACGGCTACCTGACACTGTCCATGCTAAGTATGCTGGGGGCCGAAGCAGGTAATGTGCGACTGGCCGGCGCAAAAATCACGATTAATTATGGCCTGGATAAAGTCCGCTTTTTGAATCCGGTTCGCATTGGCGCTCGTATTCGTGCACGATTTTCGTTGTTAAGCATTGAAGAAAAAAATCCCGGCCAGTGGCTGTTGAAGAACCAGGTCACTGTAGATATTGACGGTCAGGATAAACCCGCCATGATCGCCGAGTCATTGAGCCTGGTGGTGACCGGATAA
- a CDS encoding FAD-dependent monooxygenase produces MGQAEQQSFDIIIVGAGMVGATAALALAGSGVRLALLDARPLPTVNQLADNEFDARVSAITHGSQRLFEELQVWPQIQQQRACAYTHMHVREADGTGSIDFDASEVHSDSLGHIIENRVIAQALYAKIEACSNIEVLAPARVSALEKDAEGKYLLRTVEAGDLKAELIVAADGATSPLRALAGIKTREWDYAHQAIVTTVKTTLPHQHTARQIFMDTGVLAFLPLQGDEPDAQQFCSIVWSVQTERAGQLLAMDDEAFCRALTRASEQWLGKVEQSAGRYSFPLRQRHAADYHANNLVLIGDAAHSIHPLAGQGANLGLQDAQALSQELLRALRTGRKLSDPLVLARYQRRRQPHNLGMMAVMEGFKRLYAEQPLPVRWLRNTAMKAVNRLPLLKQQLVREALG; encoded by the coding sequence ATGGGGCAAGCGGAACAACAGTCTTTCGACATCATTATTGTCGGCGCGGGTATGGTCGGTGCGACGGCAGCGCTGGCGCTGGCGGGTAGCGGTGTGCGCCTGGCCTTGCTGGATGCCCGACCTCTGCCGACAGTCAATCAACTGGCTGACAATGAATTTGATGCCCGTGTCAGCGCCATCACACATGGCTCTCAGCGGCTTTTCGAAGAGCTGCAAGTGTGGCCTCAGATTCAACAGCAACGCGCCTGTGCATATACCCATATGCATGTGCGAGAGGCTGATGGCACGGGCAGTATCGACTTCGACGCCAGCGAGGTGCATAGTGACTCACTGGGTCACATCATTGAAAACAGAGTTATCGCTCAAGCCCTGTATGCCAAGATCGAAGCATGCAGCAATATTGAGGTCCTGGCGCCCGCCCGTGTGAGTGCACTTGAGAAAGACGCTGAGGGTAAGTACTTGCTTCGGACAGTTGAGGCGGGTGACCTGAAAGCTGAGCTGATTGTTGCCGCCGATGGGGCGACTTCGCCTTTGCGAGCCCTGGCTGGCATTAAAACCAGGGAGTGGGATTATGCGCATCAGGCGATTGTCACCACGGTAAAAACGACACTGCCTCACCAACACACGGCGCGTCAGATCTTTATGGACACCGGTGTTCTGGCCTTTTTACCGTTGCAGGGCGATGAGCCCGATGCCCAGCAGTTCTGCTCTATTGTCTGGTCAGTACAGACTGAGCGTGCCGGGCAACTGCTGGCGATGGATGATGAAGCATTCTGCCGGGCGCTGACCCGTGCCAGTGAGCAGTGGCTTGGCAAGGTAGAACAATCTGCCGGGAGGTATAGTTTTCCTCTGCGCCAGCGCCATGCCGCTGATTATCATGCCAACAACCTTGTGCTGATAGGTGATGCCGCCCACAGTATTCACCCGCTGGCCGGACAGGGCGCCAATCTGGGCTTACAGGATGCGCAGGCGCTTAGCCAAGAATTACTAAGAGCGCTGCGAACGGGGCGTAAACTCAGCGATCCGCTGGTGCTTGCCCGCTATCAGCGCCGCCGCCAGCCTCATAATTTGGGCATGATGGCCGTCATGGAGGGGTTCAAGCGTCTTTATGCAGAGCAGCCTCTGCCGGTGCGCTGGCTGCGTAATACCGCCATGAAAGCCGTTAATCGTCTGCCTTTGCTGAAACAACAACTTGTGCGTGAAGCTCTCGGATAA
- a CDS encoding class I SAM-dependent methyltransferase, which yields MKKLGGILAVVLLVFGQAHAIDEARLAQALNNSDRPAADKERDASRQPVQVLDFLGLEEGMTALDIMASTGWYTEVLSHAVGPNGTVLMQNSPQSLGMRNTEAGVQERLANNRLPNVQRVDQGFGDLTVPAGSVDFALTALNFHDLYNGNPAAAQAMLAAVKNVLKSGGTLGIIDHRGNIGADNAALHRITLDEVVQAVTEAGYVVTGVSDLLHAADDPRTSGPFDASLGRNTDRIVVRAMKP from the coding sequence ATGAAAAAATTAGGCGGTATTCTGGCAGTGGTGCTTCTGGTCTTCGGTCAGGCGCATGCCATTGACGAGGCACGACTGGCTCAGGCGCTCAACAATTCCGATCGTCCTGCGGCGGACAAAGAACGTGACGCATCCCGTCAGCCCGTTCAGGTGTTGGACTTTCTGGGCCTGGAAGAAGGTATGACCGCACTGGACATCATGGCCTCCACCGGTTGGTACACTGAAGTCCTGTCGCACGCGGTGGGCCCCAATGGCACAGTGCTTATGCAGAATAGCCCGCAGTCGCTGGGTATGCGTAACACTGAAGCGGGTGTACAGGAGCGTCTGGCCAATAACCGTCTGCCCAACGTGCAGCGTGTTGATCAGGGTTTCGGTGATCTGACAGTCCCGGCCGGATCGGTCGATTTTGCCCTGACCGCACTGAACTTCCATGATCTTTACAACGGCAATCCGGCAGCGGCGCAAGCCATGCTGGCAGCGGTCAAGAACGTACTGAAGTCCGGTGGCACGCTCGGCATTATTGATCATCGTGGCAACATCGGAGCGGATAACGCCGCTTTGCATCGCATTACTCTGGATGAAGTTGTGCAGGCTGTCACCGAGGCGGGTTATGTGGTGACGGGTGTCAGTGATCTGCTGCATGCGGCAGATGATCCCCGAACCAGTGGGCCGTTTGACGCAAGTCTGGGTCGCAATACCGATCGTATTGTGGTCAGAGCCATGAAGCCCTGA